A single region of the Streptomyces sp. NBC_01262 genome encodes:
- a CDS encoding UDP-glucose dehydrogenase family protein has translation MRLTVIGTGYLGATHAACMAELGHEVLGVDVDPGKVAALSAGRVPFHEPGLAELLGRHTGSGRLRFTTSYEEAAAFGRVHFVCVGTPQRKDTDSGAADMTYVDAAVEALAAHVGPGALVVGKSTVPVGTARRLAGRLPAGAELAWNPEFLREGFAVRDTLRPDRLVLGVESETAETILREVYAAVIEAGTPVVTADFPTAELVKTAANAFLATKISFVNAMAEVCEAAGGDVSVLARALGHDERIGARFLRAGVGFGGGCLPKDIRAFAARADELGTGESLAFLREVDAINLRRRERVLDLARELCGGSLAGKRVAVLGAAFKPDSDDIRDSPALEVAARVHLEGAEVTVFDPEAMDNARKAYPVLGYTVSAKDAMRGADVVLHLTEWQEFRDLDPAELARSTVQPRIVDGRGALDEKRWTAAGWSFHALGRTRKPALPNEERQ, from the coding sequence TTGCGGCTCACTGTCATCGGCACCGGCTACCTCGGTGCCACCCATGCGGCCTGCATGGCCGAGCTCGGGCACGAGGTGCTGGGGGTCGACGTCGACCCCGGCAAGGTCGCGGCGCTGAGCGCGGGCCGGGTGCCCTTTCACGAGCCCGGGCTGGCGGAGCTGCTGGGCAGGCACACAGGGTCCGGGCGGCTGCGGTTCACCACGTCGTACGAGGAGGCGGCGGCCTTCGGCCGGGTGCACTTCGTGTGTGTGGGGACGCCGCAGCGCAAGGACACCGACTCCGGTGCCGCCGACATGACGTATGTCGACGCGGCCGTGGAGGCGCTTGCGGCGCATGTGGGCCCGGGCGCGCTGGTGGTCGGCAAGTCGACCGTTCCGGTGGGGACGGCGCGGCGGCTGGCGGGGCGGCTGCCGGCGGGGGCCGAGTTGGCCTGGAACCCGGAGTTCCTCCGGGAGGGTTTCGCCGTACGGGACACGCTGAGGCCGGACCGGCTGGTGCTCGGAGTCGAGAGCGAGACAGCAGAAACGATTCTGCGCGAGGTGTACGCGGCCGTGATCGAGGCGGGCACGCCGGTGGTGACGGCGGACTTCCCGACCGCGGAACTGGTCAAGACGGCGGCCAACGCCTTCCTGGCCACCAAGATCTCGTTCGTCAACGCCATGGCCGAGGTCTGCGAGGCCGCTGGTGGCGACGTCTCCGTGCTGGCCCGCGCGCTCGGTCACGACGAGCGGATCGGCGCCCGCTTCCTGCGGGCCGGGGTCGGCTTCGGCGGGGGCTGTCTGCCCAAGGACATCCGTGCCTTCGCCGCCCGCGCGGACGAGTTGGGGACCGGTGAGTCGCTGGCCTTCCTCCGGGAGGTCGACGCGATCAACCTGCGGCGCCGGGAGAGGGTCCTCGACCTGGCGCGTGAGCTGTGCGGCGGGTCGCTCGCCGGGAAGCGGGTGGCCGTGCTCGGCGCGGCCTTCAAGCCCGACTCCGACGACATCCGCGACTCGCCGGCCCTTGAAGTGGCCGCCCGCGTCCATCTGGAGGGCGCGGAGGTCACCGTGTTCGACCCCGAGGCCATGGACAACGCCCGCAAGGCGTACCCGGTGCTCGGGTACACGGTGTCCGCGAAGGACGCGATGCGGGGGGCCGATGTCGTACTGCACCTGACCGAATGGCAGGAGTTCCGGGACCTTGACCCGGCGGAGCTGGC
- a CDS encoding glycosyltransferase family 39 protein, translated as MTVTDRAAPDTDQDDPDAAASGHGPSHPGSGHRPASTALVFLLPAAVALAFSLRGIGDRQLWRDEHATWWAATLSFGDLGALIKNIDVVFAPYYIVMHLWVSAFGTSPTAMRIPAAGAMAVAAGLLGLVGRRMFTLRTGLLAGLLFAVVPTVIQYGEEVRPYAFAVAFALLSTLLLLRALDQPSLKRWALYGVSIPLVGYSHLVSLSVLAGHLGLVVMAKRGGDRTAHWAFAASATFGVSFVLPMLASGSGQSGQIAWNNPTFQDLVEHPQELFGSWVTGGSIMAIGVLGLFAARKYAALLAPWVLLPPVLTYLTSDQLHLFLPRYLLFTVPAWVLLAAAAVTRIAGPLTGEAVARAGAGRRVVGALLVLATAVAFGWQAQPGIAIARKNDSIEPDYRKAAQIVAREQQAGDGIAFSGVMSERRAMAYELRHDTGRPKDVLLYRTPQEIGGFGGLECSEPVKCLAGTDRLWVVSTSQLGTPFADMSARTATALKRYFKVAHTDNLANVRVLLLERVR; from the coding sequence ATGACCGTCACCGACCGCGCCGCCCCGGACACCGACCAGGACGACCCGGACGCCGCCGCATCCGGACACGGTCCCTCCCACCCCGGCAGCGGCCACAGACCGGCGAGCACCGCACTGGTCTTCCTGCTGCCGGCCGCCGTGGCGCTCGCCTTCTCACTGAGGGGCATCGGCGACCGGCAGTTGTGGCGCGACGAGCACGCCACCTGGTGGGCAGCCACGCTCTCCTTCGGGGATCTCGGCGCGCTCATCAAGAACATCGATGTGGTCTTCGCGCCGTACTACATCGTGATGCACCTGTGGGTCTCGGCCTTCGGCACCTCGCCGACCGCGATGCGTATTCCGGCTGCGGGCGCCATGGCCGTGGCGGCGGGCCTGCTCGGGCTCGTCGGACGGCGGATGTTCACCTTGCGGACCGGGCTGCTGGCCGGGTTGCTGTTCGCCGTCGTCCCGACCGTGATCCAGTACGGGGAGGAGGTGCGACCGTACGCCTTCGCGGTGGCCTTCGCGCTGCTGTCCACGTTGCTGCTGCTGCGGGCCCTGGACCAGCCCAGTCTCAAGCGCTGGGCGCTGTACGGCGTCAGCATCCCGCTGGTCGGCTACAGCCACCTGGTGTCACTGTCGGTGCTGGCGGGCCATCTCGGTCTGGTCGTCATGGCGAAACGAGGCGGCGACCGGACCGCGCACTGGGCGTTCGCCGCCTCGGCGACCTTCGGGGTGTCCTTCGTACTGCCGATGCTTGCCTCGGGATCCGGCCAGAGCGGCCAGATCGCCTGGAACAACCCCACCTTCCAGGACCTGGTCGAGCACCCGCAGGAGCTCTTCGGCTCCTGGGTGACCGGCGGCTCGATCATGGCAATCGGCGTGCTCGGGCTCTTCGCGGCCCGTAAGTACGCAGCGCTGCTCGCCCCGTGGGTGCTGCTGCCCCCGGTCCTGACCTACCTGACATCCGATCAGCTGCATCTCTTCCTGCCGCGCTATCTGCTGTTCACCGTCCCGGCCTGGGTGCTGCTTGCCGCTGCTGCCGTCACCCGCATCGCCGGGCCGCTGACCGGGGAAGCCGTCGCGCGCGCGGGCGCCGGACGCCGGGTGGTCGGGGCGCTGCTCGTACTGGCCACCGCGGTGGCCTTCGGCTGGCAGGCCCAGCCGGGTATCGCCATCGCCCGCAAGAACGACTCGATCGAGCCGGACTACCGGAAGGCGGCACAAATCGTGGCCCGGGAGCAGCAGGCGGGCGACGGCATCGCATTCTCCGGGGTGATGTCCGAACGCCGCGCGATGGCTTACGAACTGCGCCATGACACCGGGCGGCCCAAGGATGTGCTGCTGTACCGGACGCCACAGGAGATCGGCGGCTTCGGCGGCCTGGAGTGCTCCGAGCCCGTGAAGTGCCTGGCCGGTACCGACCGGCTGTGGGTGGTGTCCACCTCGCAGCTCGGCACGCCCTTCGCCGACATGAGCGCCAGGACCGCCACTGCGCTGAAGAGGTACTTCAAGGTGGCCCATACCGACAACCTGGCCAACGTCCGGGTCCTGCTGCTCGAACGCGTCCGTTGA